One region of Chanodichthys erythropterus isolate Z2021 chromosome 19, ASM2448905v1, whole genome shotgun sequence genomic DNA includes:
- the ppm1bb gene encoding protein phosphatase 1bb isoform X3 — translation MGAFLDKPKTEKHNAHGAGNGLHFGLSSMQGWRVEMEDAHTAVVGLPHGLDDWSFFAVYDGHAGSRVANYCSKHLLEHIITSSEDFRSGPDSVEGVKSGIRSGFLKIDEYMRNFSDLRNGMDRSGSTAVGVLVSPEHLYFINCGDSRAVLSRASQVRFSTQDHKPCNPREKERIQNAGGSVMIQRVNGSLAVSRALGDYDYKCVDGKGPTEQLVSPEPEVFEIPRVSEEDEFVVLACDGIWDVMSNEELCDFVRSRLEVWDDLEKVCNSVVDTCLHKGSRDNMSVVLVCFPNAPKVSEEAVKREAELDKFLEARVEEIMEKSGEEGIPDLSHIMHNLRPESIPNLPPGGGLASKRSVIEAVYNRLNPHREEDG, via the exons ATGGGGGCCTTCTTGGACAAACCGAAGACAGAGAAACACAATGCTCATGGGGCGGGCAACGGTCTGCACTTTGGCCTTAGCAGCATGCAGGGCTGGCGGGTAGAGATGGAGGACGCACACACGGCCGTAGTGGGTCTGCCGCATGGCCTGGACGACTGGTCCTTCTTTGCGGTGTACGACGGTCACGCTGGCTCCCGTGTGGCCAACTATTGCTCCAAACACCTGCTCGAGCACATCATAACCAGCAGCGAGGACTTCCGTTCAGGCCCTGACTCTGTGGAGGGTGTTAAAAGTGGCATTCGTTCCGGCTTCCTGAAGATCGACGAGTACATGCGCAACTTCTCGGATCTACGTAATGGCATGGACCGTAGTGGCTCCACGGCGGTCGGTGTGCTGGTGTCCCCCGAGCACCTCTATTTCATCAACTGTGGAGACTCCCGTGCCGTGCTAAGTCGTGCCAGTCAGGTCCGGTTCTCCACGCAAGACCACAAGCCGTGTAACCCACGTGAAAAAGAGCGCATTCAGAACGCAGGAGGTTCTGTGATGATCCAAAGGGTGAATGGTTCTCTGGCTGTGTCACGCGCCCTGGGGGACTATGACTACAAGTGTGTGGATGGAAAGGGCCCCACTGAGCAGCTGGTATCTCCGGAACCGGAGGTGTTTGAAATCCCACGCGTTTCAGAAGAGGATGAATTTGTGGTGCTCGCCTGCGATGGCATCTGGGACGTGATGAGCAATGAGGAGCTGTGTGATTTTGTCCGTTCTCGGCTCGAGGTGTGGGATGATTTGGAGAAGGTCTGCAACTCTGTGGTGGACACCTGTTTACATAAG GGAAGCCGTGACAACATGAGTGTTGTTCTAGTATGTTTCCCCAATGCACCGAAGGTATCAGAGGAGGCTGTCAAGAGAGAGGCCGAGTTGGACAAGTTCCTGGAGGCTCGTGTGGAAG AAATCATGGAGAAGTCAGGGGAGGAAGGCATCCCAGATCTAAGCCACATCATGCACAACCTCCGCCCTGAGAGTATCCCCAACCTGCCACCTGGAGGTGGTCTCGCTAGCAA
- the ppm1bb gene encoding protein phosphatase 1bb isoform X2 encodes MGAFLDKPKTEKHNAHGAGNGLHFGLSSMQGWRVEMEDAHTAVVGLPHGLDDWSFFAVYDGHAGSRVANYCSKHLLEHIITSSEDFRSGPDSVEGVKSGIRSGFLKIDEYMRNFSDLRNGMDRSGSTAVGVLVSPEHLYFINCGDSRAVLSRASQVRFSTQDHKPCNPREKERIQNAGGSVMIQRVNGSLAVSRALGDYDYKCVDGKGPTEQLVSPEPEVFEIPRVSEEDEFVVLACDGIWDVMSNEELCDFVRSRLEVWDDLEKVCNSVVDTCLHKGSRDNMSVVLVCFPNAPKVSEEAVKREAELDKFLEARVEEIMEKSGEEGIPDLSHIMHNLRPESIPNLPPGGGLASKRSVIEAVYNRLNPHREEDGSGGDLDDPW; translated from the exons ATGGGGGCCTTCTTGGACAAACCGAAGACAGAGAAACACAATGCTCATGGGGCGGGCAACGGTCTGCACTTTGGCCTTAGCAGCATGCAGGGCTGGCGGGTAGAGATGGAGGACGCACACACGGCCGTAGTGGGTCTGCCGCATGGCCTGGACGACTGGTCCTTCTTTGCGGTGTACGACGGTCACGCTGGCTCCCGTGTGGCCAACTATTGCTCCAAACACCTGCTCGAGCACATCATAACCAGCAGCGAGGACTTCCGTTCAGGCCCTGACTCTGTGGAGGGTGTTAAAAGTGGCATTCGTTCCGGCTTCCTGAAGATCGACGAGTACATGCGCAACTTCTCGGATCTACGTAATGGCATGGACCGTAGTGGCTCCACGGCGGTCGGTGTGCTGGTGTCCCCCGAGCACCTCTATTTCATCAACTGTGGAGACTCCCGTGCCGTGCTAAGTCGTGCCAGTCAGGTCCGGTTCTCCACGCAAGACCACAAGCCGTGTAACCCACGTGAAAAAGAGCGCATTCAGAACGCAGGAGGTTCTGTGATGATCCAAAGGGTGAATGGTTCTCTGGCTGTGTCACGCGCCCTGGGGGACTATGACTACAAGTGTGTGGATGGAAAGGGCCCCACTGAGCAGCTGGTATCTCCGGAACCGGAGGTGTTTGAAATCCCACGCGTTTCAGAAGAGGATGAATTTGTGGTGCTCGCCTGCGATGGCATCTGGGACGTGATGAGCAATGAGGAGCTGTGTGATTTTGTCCGTTCTCGGCTCGAGGTGTGGGATGATTTGGAGAAGGTCTGCAACTCTGTGGTGGACACCTGTTTACATAAG GGAAGCCGTGACAACATGAGTGTTGTTCTAGTATGTTTCCCCAATGCACCGAAGGTATCAGAGGAGGCTGTCAAGAGAGAGGCCGAGTTGGACAAGTTCCTGGAGGCTCGTGTGGAAG AAATCATGGAGAAGTCAGGGGAGGAAGGCATCCCAGATCTAAGCCACATCATGCACAACCTCCGCCCTGAGAGTATCCCCAACCTGCCACCTGGAGGTGGTCTCGCTAGCAA